A single genomic interval of uncultured Sunxiuqinia sp. harbors:
- a CDS encoding chemotaxis protein CheA has protein sequence MEKFQKRFVDEANEYFESLESALLYLENDFSDTQRIDEVFRIMHSLKGSGAMFGFDLLSEVTHDLESLYEQVRSRKIQLNAKIISFTLGAVDQLKKLLVPSAGDEERQLAVELKRDVASLLESPSSSTSSLSTKNAKVENDEQETENARSFFVFFQPNESILENGTNPLYLIDELATLGESKIEVSFDSLPDFKEFDPQKCFASWKVVLYTQEDLDTIQDVFLFVQDDSRIEIIELQHGNVLENQEKLARCFFMPVDEIESLIGEDIDQKENLVPIENEIMVSESVKERAMEEPAPKANEEKRNQLVSGVRLDTIRVSSAKIDEYMNLVSELITAQSHLDLIAETQKDFEPISEHFAKLIRQLRDNAFNMSLIPLTNMATRFRRLVRDLSADLNKKVNLVTEGLETEVDKTIIEQLGEPLLHIIRNSIDHGIEPIEQRLENGKEEEGTILIKASVVGTFVEIEIADDGAGIDLSRIKEKAIKKGFFNEGDSISDSELISVIFKPGFSTSEILSDISGRGVGMDIVRKRIADLRGDVEVDTMIGEGTKFTIRLPLSISIIDGLLTQVNDDLYIIPTGNIEKIYALNTDQKKNALRQVVVFEDQEIPYLDLPMEFSAAPKEQKQQYMVVVRYNNNLFGLVVNDVFREHQAVVKPLDQMIGHHELFLGASIMGDGRVTLVIDINKTIQKFSA, from the coding sequence ATGGAAAAATTTCAGAAACGCTTCGTTGACGAAGCTAACGAATATTTTGAAAGCCTGGAGTCCGCTTTGCTTTATCTCGAAAACGACTTCTCTGACACCCAGCGAATTGATGAGGTCTTTCGCATTATGCATTCTTTGAAAGGAAGTGGGGCAATGTTTGGTTTTGATTTGCTGAGCGAAGTTACCCATGATTTGGAATCTCTTTATGAGCAGGTTCGTTCTCGGAAAATTCAACTCAATGCAAAGATTATTAGTTTCACGCTTGGAGCTGTCGATCAGCTAAAAAAGCTATTAGTGCCTAGTGCAGGTGACGAGGAGAGGCAATTGGCTGTGGAGTTGAAACGTGATGTCGCATCGCTGTTGGAAAGTCCATCATCATCTACATCATCACTTTCTACTAAAAATGCAAAAGTAGAAAATGACGAACAGGAGACTGAAAATGCCAGAAGCTTTTTTGTGTTTTTCCAGCCAAACGAGTCAATTCTTGAAAATGGGACAAACCCTCTTTACCTGATTGATGAATTGGCCACGCTCGGAGAGAGTAAAATTGAAGTTTCTTTTGACTCGCTTCCTGATTTTAAAGAATTTGATCCTCAAAAGTGTTTTGCAAGCTGGAAAGTTGTACTCTATACACAAGAAGATTTGGACACCATTCAGGATGTGTTTTTGTTTGTGCAGGATGATTCTCGTATTGAAATAATTGAATTGCAACATGGTAATGTTTTAGAGAATCAGGAAAAACTTGCCAGGTGTTTCTTCATGCCTGTCGACGAGATTGAAAGCTTAATTGGCGAGGATATTGACCAGAAGGAAAACCTAGTGCCAATTGAAAATGAGATAATGGTTTCTGAATCTGTCAAGGAGAGAGCAATGGAAGAGCCGGCTCCAAAAGCAAACGAGGAGAAACGAAACCAGTTGGTTTCCGGTGTTCGATTGGATACCATTCGTGTGAGTTCTGCCAAGATTGATGAGTATATGAATTTAGTCAGTGAGCTGATTACTGCTCAATCACATTTGGACTTGATCGCTGAAACCCAAAAAGACTTTGAGCCCATTTCGGAGCATTTTGCCAAATTAATTCGTCAACTTCGTGATAATGCATTTAATATGAGTCTCATTCCATTAACTAATATGGCTACGCGGTTCAGGCGCTTGGTGCGTGATTTATCGGCCGATTTAAATAAAAAAGTAAACTTGGTTACCGAAGGACTGGAAACAGAGGTGGATAAGACAATTATCGAACAGCTCGGCGAACCTCTGTTACATATTATACGGAACTCAATAGATCATGGAATTGAGCCGATTGAACAACGCCTAGAGAATGGAAAGGAAGAAGAAGGAACAATTTTAATTAAAGCTAGCGTTGTTGGAACGTTTGTAGAGATTGAAATTGCTGATGATGGCGCTGGGATTGATTTGTCACGTATCAAGGAGAAAGCTATTAAAAAAGGATTTTTTAATGAAGGCGATTCTATTTCCGATTCAGAGCTTATTTCGGTAATTTTCAAACCGGGATTTTCGACATCAGAGATTCTATCTGATATTTCGGGGCGCGGAGTAGGAATGGACATTGTTCGTAAACGCATTGCTGACTTGAGAGGAGATGTTGAAGTAGACACAATGATCGGAGAAGGAACAAAATTCACCATCCGTTTACCGCTTTCTATTTCAATTATTGATGGTTTATTGACTCAGGTAAACGACGATTTGTATATTATTCCGACGGGAAATATTGAAAAAATATATGCACTGAATACCGACCAGAAGAAAAATGCACTCCGACAGGTGGTTGTTTTTGAGGATCAGGAAATTCCATACCTAGATCTGCCAATGGAGTTTAGTGCAGCTCCGAAAGAGCAAAAGCAGCAATACATGGTTGTAGTTCGATATAATAATAACCTATTTGGTTTAGTTGTGAATGATGTATTCCGAGAGCATCAGGCTGTTGTGAAACCCCTGGATCAAATGATTGGTCATCATGAACTTTTTCTAGGCGCAAGTATAATGGGAGATGGACGGGTTACACTCGTTATTGATATAAATAAAACGATTCAAAAATTCTCAGCGTAA
- a CDS encoding chemotaxis protein CheW — MENEIISGLDSYLSFRLGNEKFVVNIGYVKQILEMTTITKVPHTPDYYKGVINLFGDVLPVIDGRVKFNLEEKAYDKSTCIIVLMISSQDLTAKFGLIVDEVNAVVQIADEQIKEPPEIGGKYKNELIHSIANVDSEFVIVLNVEVIFSTDEITLVNPNQP, encoded by the coding sequence ATGGAAAATGAAATAATATCAGGACTTGATTCATACCTGAGTTTCCGGTTAGGGAATGAAAAGTTTGTTGTTAATATTGGTTATGTTAAACAAATACTCGAAATGACAACTATTACAAAGGTGCCTCATACGCCGGATTATTATAAAGGTGTAATCAACCTGTTTGGAGATGTATTACCGGTAATCGATGGCAGAGTAAAATTTAATTTAGAGGAAAAAGCATACGATAAAAGTACTTGTATTATCGTTTTAATGATTTCAAGTCAAGATTTGACTGCGAAATTTGGGCTTATTGTTGACGAAGTTAATGCTGTTGTGCAAATAGCAGACGAACAGATAAAGGAGCCTCCTGAAATTGGAGGCAAATATAAAAATGAGTTGATTCACTCTATTGCCAATGTAGATAGCGAATTTGTCATAGTACTCAATGTGGAGGTGATTTTTTCCACTGACGAGATAACACTAGTTAATCCTAATCAACCTTAA
- a CDS encoding methyl-accepting chemotaxis protein — MRFIDLKIRTKLYWAFGVLFFVGLLLSVNSFYTMWSFENDVAALTEELIPELQLATSISTETQQVAFHMESYLLTGMSENYRKAKAELEHLKQTLVGGEQLLGQSKHLVRLEEKLSAARMLIPKYEQTMLMAFKNNQDIIILISRMEKNHDQMNKLGQEYLEWQNELLNAEIRRNAVSSSRREKLKRISDGMLGFTLVHEDISNASNSLDGVSFQKMVERFENLFVELEALRNMAQQAKEKQLVDEIEKELIAYRTSLNSLQEKIDLLQKYSNEHQQLSKELVDNSERLREAGVEDSIQTSEKLSGTIAKSMTFNFIVLLVAVVGAILLAIFMARLISKPIYRGIDFAKQMANGDFTNDLDVNQSDEIGELLENLKIMGSQIRDIITGVTMAADNMASASMELSSTSQHVSQGSSEQASSAEEISSSVQEMAANIQQNTQNAKDTAAISSTVESHIVDSKEKVDKTVLAIQEIADKISIIGDIAFQTNILALNASVEAARAGEHGRGFGVVAAEVGKLAERSKIAAQEINVLTKSGVVYAGEVGQLMEHIVPEVNKTSKLIQEIAVASVQQSGGADQINSAIQQLNQVTQQNAAASEQLATNAVEMSSQAENLQEIVSFFKVVIDENDRKKKKKHTNTPELRAADEKHKKETKGFLLDLGDEEDDEFERF, encoded by the coding sequence ATGCGCTTTATTGATTTAAAAATAAGAACAAAGTTGTATTGGGCTTTTGGCGTGCTGTTTTTTGTTGGGCTTTTGCTCAGTGTGAACAGCTTTTATACGATGTGGAGTTTCGAGAATGATGTAGCTGCATTAACCGAAGAATTGATTCCCGAACTACAATTGGCTACCAGCATTAGTACGGAAACACAGCAGGTTGCTTTTCATATGGAAAGCTATTTGTTGACGGGAATGTCAGAGAATTACAGAAAAGCAAAAGCAGAACTTGAGCATCTTAAGCAGACTCTTGTTGGAGGAGAACAACTGTTGGGCCAATCAAAGCACCTTGTGCGACTCGAAGAAAAACTCAGTGCTGCTCGCATGTTAATTCCCAAATATGAGCAGACGATGCTGATGGCTTTTAAAAACAACCAGGATATCATCATCTTGATTTCAAGAATGGAAAAGAATCATGATCAAATGAATAAGCTGGGACAGGAATATTTAGAATGGCAGAACGAGTTGTTGAATGCGGAGATTAGGCGGAATGCAGTTAGTAGTTCTCGACGGGAAAAATTGAAAAGAATAAGTGACGGAATGCTGGGGTTTACGTTGGTTCATGAAGATATCTCCAACGCAAGCAATTCATTGGATGGGGTTTCTTTTCAGAAGATGGTGGAAAGGTTTGAGAACTTATTCGTTGAACTTGAAGCCCTGAGAAACATGGCACAGCAAGCAAAGGAGAAACAATTAGTTGATGAAATTGAGAAAGAATTGATCGCCTATCGGACTTCATTAAATTCATTGCAAGAGAAAATTGATCTCCTCCAAAAATATTCAAACGAACATCAGCAGCTTTCAAAGGAATTGGTTGATAATTCAGAGCGTTTGAGAGAAGCAGGTGTTGAAGACTCAATACAAACTTCGGAGAAATTGTCGGGAACGATAGCTAAGTCTATGACATTCAATTTCATAGTGCTTCTTGTTGCAGTTGTCGGCGCAATTCTGTTGGCGATTTTTATGGCTCGGTTGATTTCAAAGCCAATTTATAGAGGAATTGACTTTGCAAAGCAAATGGCAAACGGTGATTTTACCAATGATCTGGACGTGAATCAGTCAGATGAAATTGGTGAGTTGCTGGAAAACCTAAAGATAATGGGATCGCAAATTAGGGATATTATTACAGGTGTTACCATGGCTGCGGATAATATGGCATCAGCAAGTATGGAGTTGAGCTCTACCTCGCAGCATGTGTCACAAGGATCGTCTGAACAAGCTTCTTCGGCTGAAGAGATTTCTTCTTCGGTACAAGAAATGGCAGCTAATATTCAGCAAAACACCCAAAATGCGAAAGATACTGCAGCTATCTCATCTACAGTAGAATCACATATTGTGGATAGTAAAGAAAAGGTAGATAAAACGGTGTTGGCGATTCAGGAGATAGCAGATAAAATATCTATCATTGGAGATATTGCTTTCCAAACAAATATTTTGGCCTTAAATGCATCTGTTGAAGCAGCCAGGGCAGGAGAGCATGGGCGTGGCTTTGGAGTTGTTGCTGCTGAAGTTGGGAAATTAGCTGAGCGCAGTAAAATAGCTGCTCAGGAAATTAATGTTCTTACAAAATCAGGGGTCGTTTATGCGGGAGAAGTTGGACAACTTATGGAGCATATTGTTCCTGAAGTTAATAAAACGTCAAAACTGATTCAGGAAATTGCAGTTGCCAGTGTTCAGCAAAGTGGAGGTGCTGATCAAATTAATTCGGCCATTCAACAGTTGAACCAGGTAACTCAGCAAAATGCAGCTGCGTCGGAGCAGTTAGCGACCAATGCAGTAGAAATGTCGAGTCAGGCTGAAAATCTTCAGGAAATAGTATCTTTTTTCAAAGTTGTGATTGACGAGAATGACAGAAAAAAGAAAAAAAAGCATACAAATACTCCGGAATTGAGAGCCGCAGATGAAAAGCATAAAAAAGAAACCAAAGGGTTTCTCTTGGATTTAGGTGATGAAGAAGATGATGAGTTTGAAAGATTTTAG
- a CDS encoding protein-glutamate O-methyltransferase CheR gives MSVKFAEISEQDFFILSKMLTEKYGIKLPMEKRIMFQARLQARLRWLGYASFSDYRDFVLNPKHTRQELGEMIDLVSTNKTEFFRENEHFELLKKDILPQLMSMINLEEPFLNCWSAGCSKGHEAFTLAMILDDFEKKYLPGLDFHILGTDVSRQIIQYAQKGIYPFSESEPIPVEFRKSYLLRSKDQTIPKIKIVNALRSRVDFCYGNLMDDEYELKSRFQIIFLRNTLIYFETETQTAILRKVIKQLQPGGFLFIGHSESLINRGLTIESVAPSVYQKTIL, from the coding sequence ATGAGTGTTAAATTTGCCGAAATATCAGAACAGGATTTCTTTATCCTAAGTAAAATGCTTACTGAAAAGTATGGTATAAAACTTCCGATGGAGAAGCGGATTATGTTTCAGGCCCGACTTCAAGCCCGACTCAGATGGTTGGGATATGCCAGTTTCTCCGATTATCGTGATTTTGTTCTTAATCCGAAACACACTAGGCAGGAGTTGGGTGAGATGATCGATCTGGTTTCAACCAATAAAACAGAGTTTTTTAGAGAAAATGAACATTTTGAATTGCTAAAGAAAGATATTTTACCTCAACTGATGTCGATGATTAACTTGGAAGAGCCATTTCTAAATTGTTGGAGTGCTGGATGTTCAAAGGGACATGAGGCTTTTACACTGGCGATGATTCTTGATGATTTTGAAAAAAAATATTTGCCGGGACTTGATTTTCATATTCTTGGCACCGATGTTTCACGACAAATAATACAATATGCTCAAAAAGGCATCTATCCTTTTTCCGAGTCAGAACCGATTCCTGTGGAATTTCGGAAAAGTTATCTTCTGAGAAGTAAGGATCAAACGATTCCAAAGATTAAGATAGTAAATGCTCTTCGTTCGCGAGTTGACTTCTGTTATGGTAACTTGATGGATGATGAATATGAATTGAAGTCTCGGTTCCAGATTATCTTTTTACGAAATACATTGATTTATTTTGAAACTGAGACGCAAACAGCGATTCTACGGAAGGTAATCAAACAGTTACAACCAGGAGGCTTTTTATTTATTGGTCATTCGGAGTCGCTAATTAACCGCGGCTTGACAATTGAATCGGTAGCTCCAAGTGTGTATCAAAAGACGATATTATGA
- a CDS encoding HAMP domain-containing sensor histidine kinase produces MTEQANEKLEEQCRALLNRVDELSTKLYRVNKRLHDAEALKGHFISNIANEIVNPFSSITALAENIQHLKETQMNDAKNMASMIYSEAFHLDFQLKNIFAAAEVEAGLDNLKPVSVNIENLFHKAIQFFKKQSDQKYIKIELRIQDQNNELTSFVTDEAKLELIVKNLLHNAIKYSFDSGMILIDVKKLKNELFCKICDSGKGINGEKKQFIFDRFKQLDERINSINTGHGLGLSIVSAYLNLLDGKIELSDNGHQGTCFGFSIKELDKDDDWEELDQFLIDPEETF; encoded by the coding sequence ATGACAGAACAAGCAAATGAAAAACTAGAGGAACAATGTCGGGCTTTGCTGAATAGGGTCGATGAACTTTCTACTAAGCTGTATCGGGTCAATAAAAGACTACACGATGCAGAAGCACTAAAAGGACACTTTATAAGCAATATTGCCAATGAAATTGTCAATCCGTTTTCGAGTATTACAGCATTGGCCGAAAATATTCAGCATTTGAAAGAAACCCAGATGAATGATGCAAAGAATATGGCATCAATGATATACTCCGAAGCTTTTCATCTCGATTTTCAATTAAAAAATATTTTTGCGGCAGCTGAAGTTGAAGCCGGTTTGGATAATTTAAAACCGGTTTCGGTAAACATTGAGAACTTATTTCATAAGGCGATCCAGTTTTTTAAAAAGCAGTCTGATCAGAAGTACATTAAAATAGAACTAAGGATACAAGATCAGAATAATGAATTAACATCGTTTGTTACTGATGAGGCGAAGTTAGAGTTGATTGTGAAGAATCTTCTGCATAATGCAATCAAATACAGTTTTGACAGCGGGATGATTTTAATAGATGTGAAAAAACTGAAGAATGAACTTTTTTGTAAGATTTGCGATTCAGGAAAGGGGATCAATGGAGAAAAAAAGCAATTTATTTTCGATCGTTTCAAACAGCTGGACGAACGCATAAATTCAATTAATACAGGACATGGCTTAGGGCTTTCAATTGTAAGCGCATATCTAAATTTGTTAGACGGTAAAATTGAATTATCTGATAACGGACATCAAGGCACTTGCTTTGGATTTTCAATCAAAGAACTCGATAAGGATGATGATTGGGAAGAGTTGGACCAATTTCTGATTGATCCCGAAGAAACCTTTTAA
- a CDS encoding chemotaxis protein CheD, which produces MHQSKMIVSEEPLKVNTVLGSCVSVCMFDTDLKIGGMNHFMLPLWNGEGLESPRFGNVAIPKLIEELLRLGATKENLIAKVFGGAMVLVEGDSHFRTGERNLSVALRLLNEYNIPIVASSTGGIRGRKILFDTSTGKVLQKYLNKR; this is translated from the coding sequence TTGCATCAATCAAAGATGATTGTGTCGGAAGAACCTCTGAAGGTGAATACCGTTTTGGGATCGTGCGTTTCTGTCTGCATGTTTGACACAGATTTGAAAATTGGTGGAATGAATCATTTTATGCTACCGCTTTGGAATGGTGAAGGACTAGAGAGTCCGCGATTTGGCAATGTTGCGATACCCAAGTTAATAGAAGAGTTATTGAGATTAGGTGCAACAAAGGAGAACTTAATTGCGAAGGTATTTGGAGGAGCCATGGTGTTGGTTGAAGGAGATTCGCATTTTCGAACGGGGGAACGAAATTTATCGGTTGCTCTCCGTTTACTGAATGAATACAATATACCAATAGTAGCATCGAGCACTGGAGGAATTAGAGGAAGAAAAATACTTTTTGACACGTCGACAGGAAAGGTGCTACAGAAGTACCTAAACAAGCGATAG
- a CDS encoding chemotaxis response regulator protein-glutamate methylesterase gives MTETKIKILIIEDSVMVQRVLQDILKKNARFEIIGIASDPYIAAKKIATEVPDVITLDIEMPRMNGLTFLKKLMRQHPIPVVVISSLTEDRSDVAIKALELGASEVINKPRLTSKKEVEEYQIRIGDAVIAAAKQKSGYMSIFPNGNLNEVVSTSKRSVSTKSQRHKIIAIGASTGGVELISDIIKHLRNDLPPIVIVQHMPGEFTRAFAKRLNQDSGLTVKEAEQNDILKVGHVYIANGDFHLVVKERANDYVCDLVNGELVNRHRPSVDVLFESLTRIRGRFMGVLLTGMGKDGARGLLELKEKGAVCIAQNEESSVVFGMPKEAIQLGAAEFVGDPLQIINWINNFA, from the coding sequence ATGACTGAAACAAAGATAAAAATTTTGATAATAGAGGACTCTGTCATGGTGCAGAGAGTCCTTCAGGACATTTTGAAGAAAAATGCGCGTTTTGAGATTATCGGAATAGCCTCTGATCCGTATATTGCCGCGAAAAAAATTGCAACCGAAGTTCCTGATGTGATAACCCTGGATATTGAAATGCCTAGGATGAATGGTCTCACATTTCTTAAAAAGTTAATGAGGCAACACCCTATACCAGTGGTTGTTATTTCATCGCTAACAGAAGATCGATCTGATGTAGCTATCAAGGCGCTGGAGCTTGGTGCATCCGAAGTAATCAACAAGCCCCGATTAACCAGTAAAAAGGAAGTTGAAGAATATCAGATCAGAATAGGAGATGCGGTAATCGCTGCCGCAAAGCAAAAGAGCGGATATATGTCGATTTTTCCCAACGGAAATCTGAATGAAGTTGTGTCGACTAGTAAGCGATCTGTTTCGACGAAAAGTCAACGACATAAAATTATTGCTATTGGCGCTTCTACAGGGGGAGTCGAGTTAATTTCAGATATTATTAAACATCTTCGAAACGATTTGCCACCGATTGTTATTGTTCAGCACATGCCTGGTGAGTTTACGAGAGCCTTCGCAAAGCGGTTAAATCAGGACTCTGGTCTAACTGTGAAGGAGGCGGAACAAAATGATATTTTGAAAGTTGGTCATGTATACATTGCAAATGGAGATTTTCATTTAGTTGTGAAAGAGCGGGCTAATGATTATGTTTGTGACCTTGTTAATGGAGAGCTAGTTAACCGACACAGACCATCTGTCGATGTACTGTTCGAATCACTGACTCGCATAAGAGGTAGATTCATGGGGGTGCTCTTAACCGGAATGGGGAAGGATGGAGCAAGGGGTTTACTTGAACTTAAAGAGAAAGGAGCGGTTTGCATTGCTCAAAACGAAGAATCATCTGTCGTTTTTGGGATGCCCAAAGAAGCAATACAGCTTGGTGCAGCCGAATTTGTGGGGGACCCGTTACAGATAATAAACTGGATCAATAATTTTGCCTAA
- a CDS encoding response regulator, which yields MGSTKNVPRILIVEDMPINIDLMKSILAKRDYQIVAAKNGKSAISKAKANRFDLILLDIILPDIDGFEVCREIKNDSANSATPIIFLTGQRDNDSLVTGFELGAVDYILKPFSEQEFLARVNLHLTLSQTQRELNEAKEDAEQAAKEKAMFLANMSHEIRTPLNGIVGMIDILKGTELDEQQKEYLEIVDISSETLLMIINDILDFSKIEAGQITFERITFKLEREINEVKKLLNYKAEQKGLELIVEIDESVPKMILGDPLRLKQILINLTNNAIKFTEAGFVKMKVKLDKNLGDKNRLRFEVIDSGIGISEENQKKLFKSFSQADTSTTRKFGGTGLGLAISKRLSGLMGGEIGVTSDEGNGSIFWFTAVLDIPKEISSKDDLDQIEVSLEKSDKIVLNILLAEDNAINQKVAMLNIKKLGHHVELAYNGVVAVEMFAKKQFDFILMDIQMPGMDGMEATKAIRKIERERNEQDPIPIIALTANMYKDDIKLFLDSGMNAHLGKPFKPDDLQDIIQKNVL from the coding sequence ATGGGATCAACTAAAAACGTACCTAGAATTTTGATCGTTGAGGATATGCCAATTAATATTGACTTGATGAAGTCAATACTGGCTAAACGTGACTATCAGATTGTTGCCGCAAAGAATGGTAAGTCGGCTATTTCAAAAGCTAAAGCTAATCGATTCGATCTTATTCTTTTAGATATAATACTTCCGGATATTGATGGCTTCGAAGTTTGTCGTGAAATAAAAAACGACAGTGCGAATAGTGCCACTCCAATCATCTTTTTAACAGGGCAACGCGATAATGACAGTTTAGTTACGGGTTTTGAATTAGGAGCTGTTGACTATATATTGAAGCCTTTTAGCGAACAAGAGTTTTTAGCTAGGGTAAACCTTCATCTGACCTTATCGCAAACTCAAAGGGAGCTAAACGAAGCAAAAGAAGATGCCGAACAGGCTGCTAAAGAAAAGGCGATGTTTTTAGCCAATATGTCCCACGAAATTAGAACTCCGTTGAATGGAATTGTGGGGATGATAGATATTTTGAAAGGTACCGAGCTTGATGAGCAACAAAAGGAATACCTTGAAATTGTCGATATTTCGAGCGAAACGTTATTGATGATCATCAACGATATCCTCGATTTTTCGAAAATAGAGGCTGGACAAATTACCTTTGAAAGAATCACGTTTAAACTTGAGCGAGAAATCAATGAGGTCAAAAAGCTCTTAAATTATAAAGCTGAGCAGAAAGGTCTTGAGCTAATCGTTGAAATAGACGAAAGTGTCCCTAAAATGATCCTCGGAGATCCACTTCGGTTGAAGCAAATTTTAATCAATCTAACCAATAATGCGATTAAGTTTACTGAAGCAGGCTTTGTGAAAATGAAAGTAAAACTAGATAAAAATTTAGGTGATAAAAACAGATTGCGTTTTGAAGTTATAGATTCAGGGATAGGTATCTCTGAGGAGAATCAGAAAAAGCTATTCAAATCATTTTCTCAGGCTGATACCAGTACAACGCGTAAGTTTGGTGGTACTGGTCTGGGCTTGGCAATTTCAAAACGATTATCAGGTCTTATGGGAGGTGAAATTGGAGTAACTAGCGATGAAGGAAATGGTTCGATTTTTTGGTTTACTGCAGTTCTAGATATTCCAAAGGAGATTTCAAGTAAAGACGATTTAGACCAGATTGAAGTTTCTCTTGAAAAGAGTGATAAAATTGTCTTAAATATTTTATTAGCTGAGGATAATGCTATAAACCAGAAAGTGGCGATGCTAAATATTAAGAAACTCGGACACCATGTTGAATTGGCGTACAATGGAGTTGTTGCAGTAGAAATGTTTGCCAAGAAACAATTCGATTTTATCTTGATGGATATTCAAATGCCCGGCATGGATGGTATGGAAGCGACAAAGGCGATTCGAAAAATAGAGCGAGAGAGAAATGAGCAAGATCCGATTCCGATTATAGCGCTAACCGCCAATATGTATAAAGACGATATTAAACTTTTTTTGGACTCAGGAATGAATGCTCATTTGGGCAAGCCATTTAAACCTGACGACCTGCAAGATATTATTCAAAAGAATGTGTTATAA
- a CDS encoding response regulator: MAAESSDLSSKTVLVVEDNNTSTIYFKAALQKLSIQSVLATTGVEAVSIFRKNRHIDLVLMDLNMPEMDGFEATKIMKSIRPEVPIIAQTAFVLSGEEERSMKAGCDEFLSKPIRLNLLTEMLYRYLK, translated from the coding sequence ATGGCTGCTGAATCATCCGATCTTTCATCGAAAACAGTACTCGTTGTTGAAGATAACAATACAAGTACAATTTATTTTAAAGCTGCACTGCAGAAGCTGAGTATTCAATCTGTTTTGGCTACCACCGGGGTTGAAGCTGTCTCTATTTTTCGTAAAAATAGACATATTGATCTGGTTTTAATGGATTTAAATATGCCTGAAATGGATGGCTTTGAGGCAACCAAAATTATGAAATCTATCCGTCCGGAGGTCCCGATTATTGCACAAACCGCATTTGTGTTGTCCGGTGAAGAAGAACGTAGTATGAAAGCTGGGTGTGATGAGTTCTTATCGAAACCAATCCGCCTCAATCTTTTAACTGAAATGCTTTATCGTTATTTAAAATAG